The following coding sequences are from one Paracoccus alcaliphilus window:
- the dnaN gene encoding DNA polymerase III subunit beta gives MKFSIERAVLVKAVSQAQSVVERRNTIPILANVLIEAGGDGISLRATDLDTEVVDRAPAQVERPGATTVSATMLNEIARKLPDGALVSITSDDATGRLSVQAGRSSFNLATLPREDFPVMASSEYSANFTAPAGVLRRLFDKSKFAISTEETRYYLNGVYMHVAQSEDGSPVLRCVATDGHRLARIDAPLPDGAQDMPGVIVPRKTVAELRKLLDEDDADIAVSISETKVRFATAELTLTSKVIDGTFPDYSRVIPAGNTRKLEVDAADFARAVDRVATVSSERSRAVKLALDNDRLILSVNAPDAGAAEEELIVAYADEPLEIGFNAKYLQEIASQVDRDNAVFMFNGSGDAALIREGSDDSAVYVVMPMRV, from the coding sequence ATGAAATTCTCGATCGAGCGCGCCGTTCTGGTCAAAGCTGTCTCGCAGGCCCAATCCGTTGTCGAGCGCAGGAACACTATTCCGATCCTGGCCAATGTGCTGATCGAGGCGGGCGGCGACGGCATCAGCCTGCGCGCCACCGATCTGGATACCGAGGTCGTGGACCGCGCCCCGGCGCAGGTCGAACGCCCCGGCGCCACCACCGTCAGCGCGACGATGCTGAACGAGATCGCCCGCAAGCTGCCCGACGGGGCGCTGGTCAGCATCACCTCGGACGATGCGACGGGGCGGCTGTCGGTGCAGGCGGGCCGGTCCAGCTTCAATCTGGCGACGCTGCCGCGCGAGGATTTCCCGGTCATGGCCTCGTCCGAATACAGCGCCAATTTCACCGCCCCCGCCGGTGTGCTGCGGCGGCTGTTCGACAAGTCTAAATTCGCCATTTCGACTGAGGAGACCCGTTATTACCTGAACGGCGTCTATATGCATGTGGCGCAATCCGAGGATGGCAGCCCGGTCCTGCGCTGCGTGGCCACCGATGGTCACCGGCTGGCGCGGATCGACGCGCCCCTGCCCGATGGCGCACAGGACATGCCCGGCGTGATCGTGCCGCGCAAGACCGTGGCCGAGCTGCGCAAGCTGCTGGATGAAGACGACGCCGATATCGCCGTGTCGATCAGCGAAACCAAGGTGCGATTCGCCACGGCGGAACTGACCCTGACCTCGAAGGTGATCGACGGCACCTTCCCCGATTATTCACGCGTGATCCCGGCAGGCAATACCCGCAAGCTGGAGGTCGATGCCGCCGATTTCGCCCGTGCCGTCGATCGCGTGGCCACCGTCAGCAGCGAACGCTCTCGCGCGGTCAAGCTGGCTTTGGACAATGACCGGCTGATCCTGTCGGTGAATGCCCCCGACGCAGGCGCCGCCGAGGAAGAGCTGATCGTGGCCTATGCCGACGAGCCGCTGGAAATCGGCTTCAACGCCAAGTACTTGCAGGAAATCGCCAGTCAGGTGGATCGTGACAATGCGGTCTTCATGTTCAACGGCTCGGGCGATGCCGCGCTGATCCGCGAAGGCAGCGATGACAGCGCCGTCTATGTCGTCATGCCGATGCGGGTGTGA
- the recF gene encoding DNA replication/repair protein RecF (All proteins in this family for which functions are known are DNA-binding proteins that assist the filamentation of RecA onto DNA for the initiation of recombination or recombinational repair.) has translation MSLGRLSLAQFRSWPRLDLTLDDRPVAIFGANGSGKTNILEAVSMLAPGRGLRAAAAPDQARQGVGAGWRIRADIASHEVETTAPPDQSRSVTIDGKSAPQTALGRLLRVIWLVPSMDRLWTDAPETRRRFLDRVTLSLFPDHAEIALAYDKAMRERNRLLKDQISDPGWYRALEGRMAQAGATLTRNRQEAISRISAAQDAAFGFPAATLTLLPGEGFADETDPAAIAGRLSAMRPRDLAAGRSLTGPHRADLGAVWGPQEMPAALSSTGEQKALLLSLVLANARALADQPVILLLDEVAAHLDADRRAALYDQIAGQPAQCLLTGTGPELFDAFGPRARRLSVTKPDGIASVAEELS, from the coding sequence GTGAGTCTTGGCCGCCTGAGCCTTGCCCAGTTCCGGTCATGGCCCCGGCTTGATCTGACGCTGGACGACCGGCCGGTGGCGATTTTCGGCGCGAACGGATCGGGCAAGACGAATATCCTTGAAGCGGTCTCGATGCTGGCCCCCGGTCGCGGGCTGCGCGCCGCCGCCGCGCCCGATCAGGCCCGGCAGGGCGTGGGGGCGGGCTGGCGCATCCGCGCGGACATCGCCAGCCACGAGGTCGAGACAACCGCCCCCCCCGATCAGAGCCGCAGCGTGACCATCGACGGCAAATCCGCGCCTCAGACCGCACTGGGGCGGCTGCTGCGGGTGATCTGGCTGGTGCCCTCGATGGACCGGCTGTGGACCGACGCGCCCGAAACCCGCCGCCGCTTTCTGGATCGCGTCACGCTGAGCCTGTTCCCCGACCATGCCGAGATCGCGCTGGCCTATGACAAGGCGATGCGCGAACGCAACCGGCTGCTGAAGGACCAGATCAGCGATCCCGGCTGGTATCGCGCGCTGGAGGGCCGCATGGCGCAGGCGGGAGCAACCCTGACCCGCAACCGGCAAGAGGCGATTTCCCGCATCAGCGCCGCGCAGGACGCCGCTTTCGGCTTTCCCGCCGCGACCCTGACCCTGCTGCCGGGCGAAGGCTTCGCGGATGAGACCGACCCGGCCGCCATCGCCGGGCGCCTGTCGGCCATGCGTCCGCGCGATCTGGCGGCGGGCCGCAGCCTGACCGGGCCGCATCGCGCCGATCTGGGCGCCGTCTGGGGGCCGCAGGAGATGCCCGCCGCGCTGTCCTCGACCGGCGAGCAGAAGGCACTGCTGCTGTCCTTGGTGCTGGCCAATGCCCGCGCGCTGGCGGATCAGCCGGTGATCCTGCTGCTGGACGAGGTCGCCGCCCATCTGGATGCCGACCGTCGCGCCGCGCTTTATGACCAGATCGCCGGACAGCCCGCGCAATGCCTGCTGACCGGCACCGGACCCGAGCTTTTCGACGCCTTCGGCCCCCGCGCAAGGCGGCTTTCGGTGACGAAACCGGACGGGATCGCATCCGTGGCCGAAGAATTGTCCTGA